A genome region from Lutra lutra chromosome 11, mLutLut1.2, whole genome shotgun sequence includes the following:
- the LOC125080808 gene encoding serine protease 1-like — protein sequence MKTFIFLALLGAAVAFPIDDDDKIVGGYTCQKNSVPYQVFLNLGYLFCGGSLINSQWVVSAAHCYKPQIQVHLGEHNIAVVEGDEQFISSAKVIPHPRYNEQNFDNDIMLIKLSSPATLNSQVSTISLPKSCVDADTQCLISGWGNTWSVEENFPDDLQCLQAPILSDSTCRGAYPGRISSNMICLGYMQGRKDACQGDSGGPVVCNRELQGIVSWGIGCAQKGKPGVYTKVCNYVNWIQETIDAN from the exons ATGAAGACCTTCATCTTCCTTGCCCTGCTGGGAGCCGCTG TTGCTTTCCCCATTGATGATGATGACAAGATCGTTGGGGGCTACACCTGTCAGAAGAATTCTGTTCCCTACCAGGTGTTCCTGAACTTGGGCTACCTCTTCTGTGGTGGCTCCCTTATCAATTCCCAGTGGGTGGTGTCCGCAGCTCACTGCTATAAGCC CCAAATCCAGGTGCATCTGGGAGAACACAACATCGCAGTTGTTGAGGGTGATGAGCAGTTCATCAGTTCAGCCAAGGTCATCCCCCACCCCAGATACAATGAACAAAACTTTGATAACGACATCATGCTGATTAAACTGAGCTCTCCCGCCACCCTCAACTCTCAAGTGTCTACTATCTCTCTGCCAAAATCCTGTGTGGATGCTGATACCCAGTGCCTCATCTCTGGCTGGGGGAATACCTGGAGTGTTGAGG AAAATTTTCCTGATGACCTGCAGTGTCTTCAAGCTCCCATCCTCTCTGACAGTACTTGCCGCGGTGCCTACCCTGGCAGGATCAGCAGCAACATGATCTGTCTGGGCTACATGCAGGGTAGAAAGGACGCTTGCCAG GGTGACTCTGGTGGCCCTGTGGTCTGCAACAGAGAGCTCCAGGGCATTGTCTCCTGGGGTATTGGCTGTGCTCAAAAAGGCAAACCTGGTGTCTACACCAAGGTCTGCAACTATGTAAACTGGATTCAGGAGACCATTGATGCCAACTAA
- the LOC125081147 gene encoding probable inactive serine protease 58, which yields MKPCLIFTLLSTAGVILATDSKDDDLNLPEDFTIPYIVYLQSRSEPCVGSLIHPEWVLTAAHCPLPIKIRLGVYQPSIRNKKEQIRNYSLIIPAPEFKARSLENDLMLIKLSKPAVLNSHVGTIAISMEPLTFNDSCFIPTWTWNEYKNLSDPDILTWINQPSHPFNYCKNAVGNRIAVHIMCVGKPLNIISKVKEVSAAPAICNGRLHGILCWDKGSVTLGSEAFFTEVHHYARWIMKTINTH from the exons ATGAAGCCCTGTCTCATCTTCACTCTTCTAAGCACAGCTG GAGTTATTCTGGCCACAGATTCtaaagatgatgacctgaacttACCAGAAGATTTTACTATTCCATACATAGTCTATCTGCAGTCCAGATCAGAACCCTGTGTGGGGTCTCTCATTCACCCTGAGTGGGTACTGACAGCTGCCCACTGCCCTTTACC CATTAAAATCCGACTGGGAGTTTATCAACCCAGCATCAGAAATAAGAAAGAGCAGATACGGAATTACTCATTGATTATACCTGCCCCGGAGTTCAAGGCACGATCTCTGGAGAATGACCTGATGCTGATAAAACTGTCCAAGCCTGCTGTACTCAACTCCCATGTGGGGACCATAGCCATATCTATGGAGCCCTTAACATTTAATGATTCCTGCTTTATCCCAACCTGGACTTGGAATGAATACAAAAACC ttAGTGACCCTGACATCCTGACGTGGATAAACCAGCCTTCTCATCCCTTCAATTACTGCAAGAATGCGGTAGGAAATAGAATAGCAGTACACATCATGTGTGTGGGAAAACCTTTGAACATCATATCTAAAGTCaag GAAGTCTCAGCTGCTCCAGCCATCTGCAATGGGAGGCTACATGGAATCTTGTGCTGGGACAAAGGAAGTGTCACCCTGGGAAGTGAAGCGTTCTTCACAGAAGTCCATCACTATGCAAGATGGATCATGAAAACGATTAATACCCACTGA